A single genomic interval of Camelina sativa cultivar DH55 chromosome 11, Cs, whole genome shotgun sequence harbors:
- the LOC104723640 gene encoding nudix hydrolase 7, whose amino-acid sequence MDSRAKQISLLDGKIDNYDGVTVNMEEPMSAEVFTQRLRASLSHWRDEGKKGIWIKLPIQLANLVEAAVTEGFRYHHAEPDYLMLVSWISPSLDTIPANASHVVGVGALVFNKKTAKVLVVQERGGRFRGTNVWKLPTGVINEGEDICDGVVRELEEETGIIAEFVEVLSFRQSHNAFLKKKSDLFFLCVLTPLSYEITKQNSEILDAKWMPVQEYIDQPFNQKNEMFKFMANISQKKCEEDYLGFSIVPTSTSSGKKSFLYCNADHANRLKASRDQASTSL is encoded by the exons ATGGATAGTAGAGCTAAGCAGATCAGTTTACTTGATGGAAAGATTGACAACTACGATGGCGTTACGGTAAACATGGAAGAACCCATGAGTGCTGAGGTTTTTACACAACGGCTTAGGGCTTCTCTTTCGCATTGGAGAGACGAG GGTAAGAAAGGAATTTGGATAAAGCTGCCTATTCAATTAGCCAATCTTGTGGAGGCTGCAGTTACA GAAGGGTTTAGATATCACCACGCCGAGCCTGATTACTTGATGCTTGTATCTTGGATCTCTCCCAGTCTTGATACCATCCCAGCCAATGCTTCTCATGTTGTAGGTGTTGGTGCTTTGGTCTTCAACAAGAAGACTGCCAAA GTCCTCGTAGTCCAGGAAAGAGGTGGTCGTTTCAGAGGTACTAATGTGTGGAAGCTACCTACCGGTGTTATCAACGAG GGTGAAGATATCTGTGATGGAGTAGTTAGGGAACTGGAAGAAGAAACTGGA ATTATTGCAGAATTTGTTGAAGTGTTGTCTTTCAG ACAAAGCCACAACGCATTCTTGAAAAAGAAATCGgatctgtttttcttgtgtgtcTTAACTCCGCTCTCCTATGAAATCACTAAACAAAACTCTGAGATCTTGGACGCTAAg TGGATGCCGGTACAAGAATACATAGACCAACCGTTTAACCAGAAGAACGAAATGTTCAAGTTCATGGCTAATATCAGCCAAAAGAAATGTGAGGAAGATTACTTGGGATTCTCCATTGTGCCAACTAGCACATCATCTGGTAAAAAGAGCTTTCTCTACTGCAATGCTGATCACGCCAATCGCCTTAAAGCATCGCGTGACCAAGCCTCCACTTCTCTCTGA
- the LOC104723638 gene encoding 36.4 kDa proline-rich protein, whose translation MGLLHKQNHAFVILLLLGLLAVSYACDCSDPPKPSPNPVKPPKHPVKPPKPPTAKPPTHTPKPPTVKPPTHTPKPPTVKPPPPPFTPPPPTVKPPPPPTVKYPPPPTVKPPPPPFTPPPPTVKPPPPPTVKPPPPPAPTPPVVTPPPPAPTPPVVTPPPPPTSTPETPCPPPPPPPTPCPPPPPQHVPTPKPETCPIDALKLGACVDVLGGLIHIGLGKTYAKAKCCPLLDGLVGLDAAVCLCTTIRAKLLNIDLVIPIALELLVDCGKTPPRGFKCPAPVNRAPALG comes from the coding sequence ATGGGGCTTCTTCACAAGCAAAACCACGCCTTTGTAATACTCCTCCTCCTCGGTCTCCTCGCAGTCTCTTATGCTTGTGACTGTAGTGACCCTCCTAAGCCATCTCCAAACCCGGTTAAACCACCTAAACATCCCGTTAAACCACCTAAGCCCCCCACTGCCAAACCACCTACTCACACCCCAAAACCACCCACCGTTAAACCACCTACTCACACCCCAAAACCTCCCACCGTGaagccaccaccacctccattCACTCCACCACCTCCCACCGTGaagccaccaccacctccaacCGTGAAGTATCCACCACCACCCACCGTGaagccaccaccacctccattCACTCCACCACCTCCCACCGTGAAGCCTCCACCACCACCCACCGTGaagccaccaccaccgccagCTCCAACACCACCGGTCGTAACCCCACCACCGCCAGCTCCAACACCACCGGTCGTAACCCCACCACCGCCGCCAACGTCAACCCCAGAGACGCCAtgtcctccaccaccacctccaccaaCCCCATGTCCACCTCCCCCTCCACAGCACGTACCAACACCTAAACCAGAGACTTGTCCAATCGACGCACTGAAACTAGGCGCTTGTGTGGACGTGCTAGGTGGTTTGATTCACATTGGACTAGGGAAAACCTACGCCAAGGCAAAGTGTTGTCCACTTCTTGACGGTTTGGTGGGTCTTGACGCAGCAGTTTGTCTCTGCACAACCATTAGAGCGAAGCTTCTCAACATTGACCTCGTTATTCCCATTGCTCTTGAGCTTCTTGTCGACTGTGGTAAGACTCCACCTCGTGGCTTCAAGTGTCCAGCTCCAGTAAACAGGGCTCCTGCCTTGGGTTGA
- the LOC104723642 gene encoding acanthoscurrin-2 has product MTSFGVSPRGLTVIGVRLFGGLKKPGGRGLKKLGGGGGGGATSGGGSKSGVGGRGLLTGTGFGVAGIGLGRKTFGEGLKGKTFCEDLKLKYFGKGLKKPIR; this is encoded by the coding sequence ATGACCAGCTTTGGAGTATCCCCTAGAGGCTTGACAGTGATCGGCGTTAGACTTTTCGGAGGCTTGAAGAAGCCTGGAGGCCGAGGCTTGAAGAAgcttggaggaggaggaggaggtggggCTACGTCAGGTGGAGGATCGAAGTCTGGAGTTGGTGGTCGTGGTCTTCTAACTGGGACTGGTTTTGGAGTAGCCGGGATCGGCTTGGGTAGGAAGACTTTCGGTGAGGGCTTGAAGGGGAAGACTTTTTGTGAGGACTTGAAGTTAAAATATTTCGGGAAAGGCTTAAAGAAACCGATCCGTTGA
- the LOC104723637 gene encoding proteasome subunit alpha type-4-A yields MSRRYDSRTTIFSPEGRLYQVEYAMEAIGNAGSAIGILAKDGVVLVGEKKVTSKLLQTSTSTEKMYKIDDHVACAVAGIMSDANILINTARVQAQRYTFMYQEPMPVEQLVQSLCDTKQGYTQFGGLRPFGVSFLFAGWDKNHGFQLYMSDPSGNYGGWKAAAVGANHQAAQSILKQDYKDDATREEVVQLAIKVLSKTMDSTSLTAEKLELAEVYLTPSGSVKYHIHSSDSLTKLLVKHGVTQPAAETS; encoded by the coding sequence ATGTCTCGGAGGTATGATAGTCGAACTACAATTTTCTCACCGGAAGGTCGTTTGTACCAAGTGGAGTACGCTATGGAAGCTATTGGCAATGCTGGTTCTGCAATTGGAATCTTGGCTAAAGATGGAGTTGTGTTGGTTGGTGAGAAGAAAGTTACTTCTAAACTTCTTCAGACCTCTACATCCACTGAAAAAATGTACAAGATCGATGACCATGTGGCTTGTGCAGTGGCTGGTATAATGTCTGATGCCAACATTCTGATTAATACTGCACGAGTCCAAGCTCAGCGTTACACTTTTATGTACCAAGAGCCAATGCCGGTCGAGCAGCTGGTTCAGTCTCTTTGTGACACCAAACAAGGATACACACAATTTGGTGGTCTCCGCCCATTTGGAGTTTCCTTTCTTTTCGCTGGCTGGGACAAGAACCATGGGTTTCAACTGTATATGAGTGACCCAAGTGGAAACTATGGTGGATGGAAAGCTGCAGCCGTTGGAGCGAATCACCAAGCGGCTCAGTCTATTCTTAAGCAAGACTACAAGGATGATGCAACGAGGGAAGAGGTGGTTCAGCTCGCTATCAAGGTTTTGAGCAAGACGATGGACAGCACAAGCTTGACAGCTGAGAAACTCGAGCTTGCTGAGGTGTATCTGACTCCATCAGGAAGTGTTAAGTACCATATTCACTCGTCTGACTCGCTCACTAAGCTCTTGGTGAAGCATGGTGTTACGCAACCAGCTGCAGAAACTTCCTAA